In Ostrea edulis chromosome 4, xbOstEdul1.1, whole genome shotgun sequence, a single window of DNA contains:
- the LOC130053766 gene encoding tigger transposable element-derived protein 6-like — translation MSELSVEEPDPEDDENQPDPTPPSIPQPPPKTSTRVRSIKRRTVGDILAAKDAILADPDPISEGLPARKRHRSAHNTDLEKALFIWFTQVRTKNIPVTGDMIIEKGKQYGTELGISNFKYSEGWLTRFKQRHGISSRIISGESTGIDVSLITDGRKEAIEVMKNYDLKDIYNIDETGLFYRMLPDRSLSTSDHVKGTKKMKDRITIALVCNADGSDKLKPFVIGKALNPRSFKDFNAHLYVDYTANKKAWMTSLIFCEFFRKFNARMRRENRKVLLIMDNAPSHAEPLLSNVRIHYLPPTTTSHLQPLDAGIIQCFKSYYRQKQLKHLIHCIDDKQPPIVPLDKDIRFVKRAWDEVSPTTIQNCWRHSGLTVNAHNDHDISTSTDSGEEDFSDLLAEAYRRLEIDDDMQLSVAEFVGLDKNSVNCDTLTDDMIMDSITRSDDAPSIDGDESEYDDDFESKVPTTNEAKSALEKVLRFCETFNDKDVIEKCIYIQDFISKSTASKSKQSTLDTFFK, via the exons ATGTCAGAATTATCCGTTGAGGAACCTGATCCTGAGGATGACGAAAACCAGCCTGATCCTACTCCTCCAAGTATACCACAACCTCCTCCCAAAACATCCACAAGAGTTCGA tcTATAAAAAGAAGGACAGTGGGTGACATCTTAGCAGCCAAGGATGCAATTCTTGCCGACCCTGACCCAATCTCTGAAGGCTTGCCTGCCAGGAAACGGCACCGCAGTGCACATAATACTGACTTAGAAAAGGCGTTGTTTATCTGGTTTACGCAAGTCAGGACAAAAAACATTCCTGTTACCGGGGATATGATAATTGAAAAAGGAAAACAGTATGGTACAGAGCTAGGAATatccaatttcaaatattctgaAGGGTGGCTAACTCGTTTCAAACAACGTCATGGAATTTCTTCCAGAATTATAAGCGGTGAAAGTACCGGAATTGATGTGAGTTTGATTACTGATGGCCGGAAAGAGGCAATAGaagtaatgaaaaattatgatttgaaagatatttataacaTAGACGAGACAGGATTGTTTTACCGAATGTTACCCGATCGCTCACTTAGTACTAGTGACCATGTGAAGGGTACTAAAAAGATGAAGGACCGCATAACGATCGCCCTTGTGTGTAATGCTGATGGGTCGGACAAGTTGAAACCGTTCGTTATAGGAAAGGCATTAAATCCAAGaagttttaaagatttcaatGCTCATCTTTATGTAGACTATACTGCAAATAAAAAGGCCTGGATGACATCtttaatattttgtgaattttttagaaaatttaatgCACGGATGCGACGAGAAAACAGAAAAGTCCTTCTCATCATGGATAACGCGCCGAGTCACGCCGAGCCCCTCTTGTCCAATGTCCGGATCCACTATCTCCCTCCCACAACTACAAGCCATCTCCAACCCCTTGATGCTGGAATTATTCAATGCTTTAAAAGTTACTACCGTCAAAAACAGTTGAAACACCTCATTCACTGTATTGATGACAAGCAACCGCCAATCGTTCCACTTGATAAAGATATTCGTTTTGTGAAACGAGCTTGGGATGAAGTAAGCCCGACAACAATTCAAAACTGTTGGCGCCACAGCGGATTGACCGTGAATGCCCACAATGATCACGATATATCAACATCTACCGATTCCGGGGAAGAAGACTTTTCTGATCTGTTGGCCGAGGCATATCGGAGATTAGAAATCGATGATGATATGCAGTTGTCTGTCGCAGAGTTTGTTGGTCTCGACAAAAATTCTGTTAACTGCGACACACTAACTGACGATATGATAATGGATTCAATCACAAGATCAGACGACGCTCCGAGTATCGACGGCGACGAGTCCGAATACGATGATGATTTTGAATCAAAAGTCCCGACAACAAATGAAGCCAAATCTGCCTTAGAAAAAGTTCTtcgattttgtgaaacttttaaCGACAAAGACGtgattgaaaaatgtatttatatacaaGATTTTATTTCGAAGTCTACTGCAAGTAAATCAAAACAATCGACACTGGACACGTTTTTTAAATAA